A window of the Hyphomicrobiales bacterium genome harbors these coding sequences:
- a CDS encoding acetyl-CoA acetyltransferase: protein MGTAAGPFAAFAGIGEIPTGDYPERTALEAAATAARMAVRDAGLDKSEIDVIMPTGAIFNRDFNSDLIFGRLVEELGLNGTAHANIQVMAGGASGSAMAKTAAALVKSGLAKNVLCVHSDRLKSGIDIATAIEVFSTLGIPDHWEQPFGQHMGSMAAMLTNRYMYETGTTAEQLAAVCVSARKWAELNPNAMFRKPLTVEEVLSSKVLSEPIHAKESNMLADGASAFVVTSVERAADLTDTPVYLTGASGRVTHYSLAQEMDIARMGYADAAAEAFAMAGIGPKDIDIAEIYDAYPVINLIALEEMGLVERGEAGAFVASGGTFPGGALPMTTNGGMLSAGHTGAGGGVSIFVEALRQLMGKAGPRQVPGAKIAVETGSGGTYMDAQVMVLTNEVR from the coding sequence ATGGGCACTGCTGCAGGGCCATTCGCGGCTTTCGCGGGGATCGGAGAGATCCCGACCGGAGATTATCCCGAGCGCACCGCGCTCGAGGCCGCGGCCACGGCCGCCCGCATGGCGGTGCGCGATGCCGGCCTCGACAAGTCCGAGATCGACGTCATCATGCCGACCGGCGCGATCTTCAACCGCGACTTCAACAGCGACCTGATCTTCGGCCGCCTGGTCGAAGAGCTTGGCCTGAACGGCACTGCGCACGCCAACATCCAGGTGATGGCGGGCGGCGCCAGCGGCAGCGCGATGGCCAAGACCGCCGCCGCGCTGGTCAAGTCCGGGCTGGCGAAGAACGTCCTGTGCGTCCATTCCGACCGCCTCAAGAGCGGCATCGACATCGCCACCGCCATCGAGGTGTTCTCGACGCTCGGCATTCCCGATCACTGGGAGCAGCCCTTTGGCCAGCACATGGGCTCGATGGCAGCGATGCTGACCAACCGCTACATGTACGAGACCGGCACGACGGCCGAGCAACTCGCCGCGGTCTGCGTCTCGGCCCGCAAATGGGCCGAACTCAATCCCAATGCGATGTTCCGCAAGCCGCTGACGGTCGAGGAGGTGCTCTCCTCAAAGGTGCTGTCGGAGCCAATCCACGCCAAGGAATCGAACATGCTGGCCGATGGCGCCTCGGCCTTCGTCGTCACCTCGGTCGAGCGCGCGGCCGATCTGACCGACACGCCGGTTTATCTCACAGGTGCCTCGGGGCGGGTGACGCATTACTCGCTGGCCCAGGAGATGGACATCGCCCGCATGGGCTATGCGGATGCGGCGGCGGAAGCCTTCGCTATGGCTGGCATTGGTCCCAAGGACATCGACATTGCCGAAATCTATGACGCCTATCCGGTGATCAACCTGATCGCTCTTGAGGAGATGGGGCTGGTCGAGCGTGGCGAGGCCGGTGCCTTTGTCGCCTCCGGCGGCACCTTCCCCGGCGGGGCGCTGCCGATGACAACCAATGGCGGCATGCTCTCGGCCGGTCATACCGGCGCCGGCGGCGGCGTATCGATCTTCGTCGAGGCGTTGCGCCAACTCATGGGCAAAGCCGGCCCACGCCAGGTGCCGGGCGCAAAGATTGCCGTCGAGACCGGTTCGGGCGGCACCTACATGGACGCCCAGGTCATGGTTCTCACGAACGAGGTACGCTGA
- a CDS encoding TetR/AcrR family transcriptional regulator, whose protein sequence is MLPSRSVAATTRKKPGKREVKALETRSALFSAAATVVGKHGYEGASIARITELAGVANGTFYNYFETRQDLFDQLLPAEGERLLDYIRENVDRNASGVELERQRMASSFAFFAENPGFLRVLNEAEVYAPNAFREHVRKFASVYEKGLRKQMENGELRSFSEAELKTIVYILMGARSYLMMQASYSDETFDEEKASGFLSTYVKLLEGGLFAATGSKTDSSDN, encoded by the coding sequence ATTTTGCCAAGTCGAAGCGTTGCTGCAACCACTCGGAAGAAACCCGGCAAACGTGAGGTCAAGGCGCTCGAAACCAGGAGTGCCCTGTTCTCTGCAGCAGCCACGGTGGTCGGCAAGCACGGTTACGAAGGCGCCTCGATTGCGCGTATCACCGAGCTTGCCGGGGTCGCGAACGGCACCTTCTACAACTACTTCGAAACACGGCAGGACCTTTTCGACCAGCTGTTGCCGGCCGAAGGCGAACGTCTGCTCGACTACATCCGCGAAAATGTCGACCGGAACGCCAGCGGCGTCGAACTCGAGCGCCAGCGCATGGCGTCCTCATTTGCCTTCTTCGCCGAGAATCCGGGCTTCCTCAGGGTCCTAAACGAAGCCGAAGTCTACGCGCCGAACGCCTTTCGCGAACACGTCCGCAAATTTGCCTCGGTCTACGAAAAGGGCCTGAGAAAACAGATGGAAAACGGAGAGCTTCGCTCTTTCAGCGAAGCCGAGCTGAAGACCATCGTCTACATCCTCATGGGCGCCCGCAGCTATCTGATGATGCAGGCAAGCTATTCCGACGAAACCTTCGACGAAGAAAAGGCGAGCGGCTTTCTTTCGACTTACGTCAAGCTGCTCGAAGGCGGTCTGTTCGCCGCTACCGGATCGAAAACGGATTCGTCCGACAACTGA
- a CDS encoding acetyl-CoA acetyltransferase (Catalyzes the synthesis of acetoacetyl coenzyme A from two molecules of acetyl coenzyme A. It can also act as a thiolase, catalyzing the reverse reaction and generating two-carbon units from the four-carbon product of fatty acid oxidation) yields the protein MISKNTSRVGVTIVGSGHTRFGRLDDMSVEDLVVDASREALASSGLPAEEIDAIFLGHFNSGLVPDGFASSLVHQADEALRFTPAIRCENACASGAAAIMSGIRAIQAGAAKNVFVVGVEKMTSRSTPEVTTALGGAGYQHNPEEASLSFPQVFARAAEAYGAAYGDPSLAMAMIAQKNHRNALANPLAHMQREMSLEFCNTVSDKNPLIADPLRMTDCSLITDGAAALVLTAEDKADGFAKRARFRAAEQVSDFLPMSRRDFLAFEGPRLAMARAFEAAGVGVDDIDFAEVHDCFTIAELMIYEAMGLAPAGRGIDALSSGAVYRGGKLPVNLSGGLKAKGHPVGATGVSMHALAYRQLTGSAGDMQIEDANLGLVFNMGGSAVANYVSILESC from the coding sequence ATGATCAGCAAGAACACTTCGCGGGTCGGCGTGACGATCGTCGGCAGCGGCCACACCCGGTTCGGACGCCTTGACGACATGAGTGTGGAGGACCTCGTCGTCGACGCGTCGCGGGAAGCGCTCGCAAGCTCGGGGCTGCCGGCCGAAGAGATCGACGCGATCTTCCTCGGCCACTTCAACTCGGGGCTGGTGCCGGACGGTTTTGCCTCCAGTTTGGTCCATCAGGCCGACGAAGCCCTGCGCTTTACCCCGGCGATCCGCTGCGAAAACGCCTGCGCCTCGGGCGCGGCGGCGATCATGTCGGGCATTCGTGCGATCCAGGCGGGTGCGGCGAAAAACGTGTTTGTCGTCGGCGTCGAGAAGATGACGTCGCGCAGCACGCCGGAAGTCACCACCGCACTCGGCGGGGCGGGCTACCAGCATAATCCCGAAGAAGCCTCGTTGAGTTTTCCTCAGGTCTTCGCACGGGCCGCTGAGGCCTACGGCGCCGCCTATGGCGATCCGTCACTGGCAATGGCGATGATCGCCCAGAAGAACCATCGCAATGCGCTGGCGAATCCCTTGGCGCATATGCAGCGTGAAATGAGCCTGGAGTTCTGCAACACGGTTTCGGACAAGAACCCGCTCATCGCCGACCCTTTGCGGATGACCGATTGTTCGCTCATCACCGATGGCGCCGCTGCGCTGGTGCTGACCGCCGAAGACAAGGCGGACGGTTTCGCCAAGCGCGCGCGGTTCCGCGCCGCCGAGCAGGTCAGCGACTTTCTCCCGATGTCCCGCCGCGACTTCCTTGCCTTCGAGGGACCGCGCCTGGCCATGGCACGCGCCTTCGAAGCGGCCGGCGTTGGCGTCGATGATATCGATTTCGCCGAAGTCCATGACTGTTTCACCATCGCCGAGCTGATGATCTACGAGGCGATGGGACTCGCCCCGGCAGGCCGTGGTATCGACGCGCTGTCGAGCGGTGCCGTGTATCGCGGCGGAAAGCTGCCGGTGAATCTCTCGGGCGGCCTGAAGGCCAAGGGACACCCGGTCGGCGCGACCGGAGTTTCGATGCACGCGCTCGCCTACCGCCAGCTGACCGGGTCGGCCGGCGACATGCAGATCGAGGACGCAAATCTCGGCCTCGTCTTCAACATGGGCGGTTCTGCCGTCGCCAACTACGTTTCGATCCTCGAAAGCTGCTGA
- a CDS encoding acyl-CoA dehydrogenase — translation MNEAVYFDEQHQQFRESIRRFIENEVVPNGEAWEEAGMVPRDVLRKMGELGYLGIRYPEEYGGSELDTIYSMIFLEEVGRSTFGGFTATVMVHTDMASPHLAHYGSREQLSRYMPDFISGEKICAIAVTEPDAGSDVAGLRTRAVLDGNEWVLNGSKMFITNGVHADVVFVAARTDPEAKGSRGLSMFIVEKGTPGFNISRALKKSGWLCSDTAELSFDDCRIPAGNLLGEENRGFYQIMHNFQLERMIIGAYTMGECAKAIELTLDYVRNRKAFGGTLWDKQAIRQRLAMRAAQVEAGRQLVYHSAWLDSQGRDCVKEVSMVKAYCGELVNQVMYDCQQFHGGFGYMREAPIERMVRDARISAIGGGATEVMLEEIAKRM, via the coding sequence ATGAACGAAGCGGTCTATTTCGACGAACAGCATCAGCAATTCCGCGAAAGCATCCGCCGGTTCATCGAGAACGAGGTCGTTCCGAACGGCGAGGCCTGGGAAGAAGCGGGCATGGTGCCGCGCGATGTGCTGCGCAAGATGGGCGAGCTCGGCTACCTCGGTATCCGCTACCCGGAAGAATATGGCGGTTCGGAACTCGACACCATTTACAGCATGATTTTCCTTGAGGAGGTCGGGCGCTCGACGTTCGGCGGCTTCACCGCGACCGTCATGGTGCATACCGACATGGCCTCGCCGCATCTCGCCCACTACGGATCCCGCGAGCAGCTTTCGCGCTACATGCCGGACTTCATCTCAGGCGAGAAAATCTGCGCCATTGCGGTGACCGAGCCCGACGCCGGGTCGGACGTGGCCGGCCTGCGCACCCGCGCCGTGCTCGACGGCAACGAATGGGTGTTGAACGGCTCGAAGATGTTCATCACCAACGGCGTTCACGCCGACGTGGTCTTCGTTGCCGCCCGCACCGACCCGGAAGCGAAGGGATCGCGAGGCCTCTCGATGTTCATCGTCGAAAAGGGAACGCCGGGCTTCAATATCAGCCGGGCACTGAAGAAAAGCGGCTGGCTGTGTTCAGACACCGCCGAACTCTCCTTCGACGACTGCCGCATTCCGGCCGGCAATCTGCTTGGCGAAGAGAACCGCGGTTTCTACCAGATCATGCACAATTTCCAGCTCGAACGCATGATCATCGGCGCCTACACGATGGGCGAATGCGCCAAGGCGATCGAGCTTACGCTGGACTATGTCCGCAACCGCAAGGCCTTCGGCGGCACCCTCTGGGACAAGCAGGCGATCCGCCAGCGACTTGCAATGCGCGCCGCGCAGGTCGAGGCCGGACGGCAGCTCGTCTATCACTCGGCCTGGCTGGACAGCCAGGGACGCGACTGCGTGAAGGAGGTCTCGATGGTCAAGGCCTACTGCGGCGAACTGGTCAACCAGGTCATGTACGACTGTCAGCAGTTCCACGGCGGCTTTGGATATATGCGCGAGGCGCCGATCGAGCGAATGGTACGCGACGCGCGCATCTCGGCGATCGGCGGCGGCGCGACCGAAGTGATGCTGGAAGAAATCGCGAAGCGCATGTGA
- a CDS encoding alpha/beta hydrolase — protein sequence MEREIEFQSQGVTVRGILKTPDNVDGPMPLLVMAGGWCYVKEIVMPEYADFFVEAGVACLIFDYRCFGDSDGEPRQHADPWMQIEDYRAAIDYAETLPEVDADRIGIWGISYSGGHVLILGAIEPRIKCIVSNIPLIDGAETLRIGHGEARYRELQRTLLEYRSAKFKDPNTESKIPMSVPDPFTTMAHWPYPDVYEGFMKLKETVAPNHEHWSTIESTELCELYTVMPYVGRIVNIPTMMVIAEKDTLTMWDKETEAFNAILTPKKKLVVLGDITHMSLYGNVSKVEIASRETIPWLQQYLIGE from the coding sequence ATGGAACGCGAGATCGAATTCCAGAGCCAGGGCGTGACCGTGCGGGGCATTCTGAAAACCCCCGACAACGTCGACGGGCCGATGCCGCTCCTGGTGATGGCCGGCGGCTGGTGCTACGTCAAAGAAATCGTCATGCCGGAATACGCCGACTTCTTTGTCGAGGCCGGCGTTGCCTGCCTGATCTTCGATTACCGCTGCTTCGGCGACAGCGACGGCGAACCGCGCCAGCACGCAGATCCGTGGATGCAGATCGAGGACTACCGCGCCGCGATCGACTATGCGGAGACCCTGCCCGAGGTCGATGCGGACCGGATCGGCATCTGGGGCATTTCGTATTCCGGCGGCCACGTGCTGATCCTCGGCGCCATCGAACCGCGCATCAAGTGCATCGTCTCCAACATCCCGCTGATCGATGGCGCGGAAACCTTGCGCATCGGCCATGGCGAGGCCCGCTATCGCGAATTGCAGCGGACGCTGCTCGAGTACCGCAGCGCCAAGTTCAAGGACCCGAACACGGAATCAAAAATCCCGATGTCGGTCCCGGATCCGTTCACGACAATGGCCCACTGGCCCTATCCGGACGTCTATGAGGGCTTCATGAAGCTCAAGGAGACGGTCGCGCCCAACCACGAGCACTGGTCGACGATTGAATCGACGGAGCTTTGCGAACTCTACACGGTGATGCCCTATGTCGGGCGGATCGTGAACATCCCCACCATGATGGTCATCGCCGAAAAGGACACCCTGACCATGTGGGACAAGGAGACCGAAGCTTTCAACGCGATTCTGACCCCGAAGAAGAAGCTCGTGGTACTGGGCGACATCACGCATATGAGCCTCTATGGCAACGTCTCGAAGGTGGAGATTGCTTCGCGCGAGACGATCCCCTGGCTCCAGCAGTATCTGATCGGCGAATAG
- a CDS encoding C4-dicarboxylate ABC transporter permease, which produces MSKIATSAALAAALAVPGAAVADDFNATVVAGLPPTVLFVKMLPESFLPAIESGLAASGHTMTFNEQYGGAIASNGEEIEVVSAGLAELGYCIAALRASKLPLQNMTYYTPFVSSDVSDVAAVMNRLQFENKAMAGLWTDNNLVYLGGPIGIDDYALLSTKPVNSIDDLKGMKIATPGAALNWLSGTGAVAVSANLATYYNELKTGVYSGVVVSPSLAAPMKLNEVAPHVTIASLGANYIGGLCANKDWFDGLPEDVQKTLFQAADTAGAWYAKEIEAAYQRGLDKMTAAGATVAIAPEELRAAWAKGLDNAAKEWAKALDAQGMPGTETLAIYMNAMRESGAKPLRNWDQE; this is translated from the coding sequence ATGTCCAAGATCGCGACGTCGGCTGCGCTCGCCGCGGCGCTCGCCGTGCCGGGAGCCGCTGTGGCCGACGACTTCAACGCAACCGTGGTGGCCGGACTTCCACCGACGGTGCTGTTCGTGAAAATGCTGCCGGAAAGCTTCCTGCCGGCCATCGAGTCCGGTCTGGCTGCGTCCGGCCACACGATGACCTTCAACGAGCAATATGGCGGCGCGATCGCCAGCAACGGCGAAGAGATCGAGGTCGTGTCGGCGGGGCTGGCAGAACTCGGCTACTGCATCGCCGCCTTGCGCGCCTCGAAACTGCCGCTACAGAACATGACCTATTACACGCCGTTCGTGTCGAGCGACGTGTCGGATGTCGCGGCGGTCATGAACCGCCTGCAGTTCGAAAACAAGGCCATGGCGGGGCTTTGGACTGACAACAATCTGGTCTATCTCGGCGGCCCGATCGGCATCGACGATTATGCCCTTCTGTCGACCAAGCCGGTCAACAGCATCGACGATCTCAAGGGCATGAAGATCGCCACCCCCGGCGCGGCGCTCAACTGGCTGTCGGGCACCGGCGCCGTCGCCGTCTCGGCCAATCTGGCGACCTATTACAACGAGCTGAAAACCGGCGTTTATTCCGGTGTTGTCGTGTCACCGAGCCTCGCCGCTCCGATGAAGCTGAACGAGGTGGCGCCGCATGTGACCATCGCCAGCCTCGGCGCGAATTACATCGGCGGACTATGCGCCAACAAGGACTGGTTCGACGGGCTGCCCGAAGACGTTCAGAAGACCTTGTTCCAGGCGGCGGACACCGCTGGCGCCTGGTACGCCAAGGAAATCGAGGCGGCCTATCAGCGTGGGCTCGACAAGATGACGGCCGCGGGCGCAACGGTGGCCATAGCGCCGGAAGAACTGCGGGCCGCCTGGGCCAAGGGGCTCGACAATGCCGCCAAGGAATGGGCAAAGGCGCTCGACGCGCAAGGCATGCCCGGAACGGAAACGCTCGCTATCTACATGAACGCGATGCGCGAAAGCGGCGCCAAGCCGCTGCGCAATTGGGATCAGGAGTGA
- a CDS encoding TRAP transporter small permease, which yields MGIRSEAVPPAIQETREPRPLRLLDRLTQALNISGSLLIFGLVLLVGADVFGRNLFGTPVAGVPELVSMTIVGIVFLQIPQCLREGRMSRAEATDMFLARRLPALRSVLHTVFDIVSIGMIGIVVAATWPMFVKSVTRNEFIGAIGNFTAPTWPIRVAILVGGTALALQFAAQIWRRWTRRPR from the coding sequence ATTGGGATCAGGAGTGAGGCCGTGCCTCCTGCGATCCAAGAAACCCGGGAGCCGCGGCCGCTGCGGCTCCTCGACCGCCTCACGCAGGCTTTGAACATCTCTGGTTCTCTGCTGATTTTCGGATTGGTGCTACTCGTCGGCGCCGACGTCTTCGGGCGCAACCTCTTCGGCACTCCGGTTGCCGGCGTGCCCGAACTCGTCTCCATGACCATCGTCGGGATCGTGTTTCTGCAGATCCCGCAATGCCTGCGTGAAGGTAGGATGTCGCGCGCCGAAGCGACCGACATGTTCCTCGCCCGGCGTCTGCCGGCACTTCGGTCCGTACTGCACACGGTGTTCGACATCGTCAGCATCGGCATGATCGGGATCGTGGTCGCGGCAACCTGGCCGATGTTCGTGAAATCCGTGACGAGGAACGAGTTCATCGGTGCGATCGGCAACTTCACCGCCCCGACCTGGCCGATCCGCGTCGCAATTCTGGTCGGCGGCACCGCTCTTGCGCTGCAGTTCGCCGCACAGATCTGGCGGCGCTGGACGAGGCGCCCACGATGA
- a CDS encoding C4-dicarboxylate ABC transporter permease, with amino-acid sequence MTPFDIGLIALAAICVLVFLGLYVPIALMLCSFVGVWAIKGNMDLSVKLLGIAANHAISSYFFGVIPLFVFMGFVVSETGLGRDAFDVANAAFKKFRGGLAIGTVGANAIFAAITGVSIASAAVFSKIAVPEMIRHGYGRRFSVGVVAGSSVLGMLIPPSLLMILYGLLAEQSIGDLFIAGVVPGMLLALAFAVGIVVMSYLMPGFVGSPDHEYAEPLSAGDWLAKGLPIALLVAVVLGGIYGGYFTPVEAGAVGSIGALLIAMARRAITFRIFWRVLVETGLVTATICFLLIAAQMYSRMLAFSGVPAGMGHAVAAADLSFTMVLAIYLLVLIALGMILDSSSILLIIVPIMLPVFAPMGVDLVWFGVVTVIAVEIGLLTPPFGLSVYVIKGTLEDRSISLGDIFLGAAPFALIMLLILLLVAAFPQLALVLVN; translated from the coding sequence ATGACCCCGTTCGATATCGGGCTCATTGCGCTGGCGGCTATCTGCGTTCTTGTCTTTCTCGGGCTCTATGTCCCGATCGCATTGATGCTGTGCTCCTTCGTCGGCGTGTGGGCCATCAAGGGCAATATGGATCTGTCCGTGAAGCTTCTCGGCATCGCCGCGAACCACGCGATTTCAAGCTACTTCTTTGGCGTCATTCCGCTATTCGTCTTCATGGGGTTTGTCGTTTCGGAGACAGGACTGGGGCGCGACGCCTTCGATGTCGCCAATGCCGCGTTCAAGAAGTTTCGCGGCGGTCTGGCCATCGGCACCGTCGGCGCCAATGCGATCTTTGCGGCAATCACTGGCGTTTCCATCGCGTCTGCCGCCGTGTTTTCGAAGATCGCAGTGCCGGAGATGATCCGGCATGGATACGGCCGCAGGTTTTCCGTCGGCGTGGTCGCCGGCAGCTCCGTTCTCGGAATGCTCATCCCGCCCTCCTTGCTGATGATCCTGTACGGGCTGCTGGCCGAACAATCGATCGGGGATCTGTTCATCGCCGGCGTCGTGCCGGGAATGCTTCTGGCGCTCGCCTTTGCTGTCGGCATCGTCGTGATGAGCTATCTGATGCCGGGCTTCGTCGGCTCGCCCGACCACGAATATGCGGAGCCGCTAAGCGCAGGCGACTGGCTGGCCAAGGGACTGCCGATCGCGTTGCTGGTCGCCGTCGTCCTTGGCGGCATCTATGGCGGCTATTTCACGCCGGTCGAAGCCGGCGCCGTCGGCTCGATCGGCGCGCTGCTGATCGCGATGGCCCGGCGCGCAATCACGTTCAGGATTTTCTGGAGGGTGCTGGTCGAGACGGGCCTTGTGACCGCAACGATCTGCTTCCTGCTGATCGCCGCGCAGATGTATTCCCGCATGCTGGCATTCTCCGGCGTCCCGGCCGGTATGGGCCACGCGGTTGCCGCCGCCGACCTGTCCTTCACCATGGTGCTTGCGATCTATCTGTTGGTCCTGATTGCGCTCGGCATGATCCTCGACAGTTCGTCGATCCTGCTGATCATCGTGCCGATCATGCTGCCGGTCTTTGCACCGATGGGTGTCGACCTCGTCTGGTTCGGCGTAGTCACGGTCATCGCCGTCGAGATCGGCCTCCTGACGCCGCCATTCGGCCTGTCGGTCTACGTCATCAAGGGGACGCTCGAAGACAGGTCGATCTCGCTCGGCGACATCTTCCTGGGCGCTGCCCCGTTCGCCCTCATCATGCTGTTGATCCTGCTTCTGGTCGCAGCTTTCCCGCAGTTGGCCCTGGTGCTGGTCAACTGA